In one window of Arthrobacter pascens DNA:
- a CDS encoding phosphotransferase, translated as MTGDGPRARVEEFLRRNGLMQSGEVALLTPLTGGVSSDLWQVQLPGRTLCVKGALARLKVEQEWLAPTSRNRVEYDWLRFAGTVAPEQVPQVLAYDEHAGLFAMQFLPPGEYPVWKDQLLAGRVNPAAAHAVGDLVGRLHAASAKDPSVPGIFATDENFDALRIEPYFRVTARANPDLAGPIERLAAVTAGTHRALVHGDVSPKNILFGPHGPVLLDAECGWFGDPAFDIAFCLNHLLLKAVALPEHTAQLRDSARQLVDGYARHIDWEPAAGLLARVAALLPLLALARVDGASPVEYLTPSQRGQVRSIARALMSGPGSTIDSIVDDWMLAAGAATAATTHNKEQTP; from the coding sequence GTGACCGGCGACGGGCCCCGGGCCCGCGTGGAGGAGTTCCTGCGCCGCAACGGACTGATGCAGTCCGGGGAGGTGGCGCTGCTGACTCCCCTGACCGGCGGCGTGAGCTCGGACCTGTGGCAGGTGCAACTTCCCGGCCGCACCCTGTGCGTGAAGGGCGCGCTGGCCCGGCTCAAGGTGGAGCAGGAGTGGCTCGCACCCACCTCCCGCAACCGGGTGGAGTACGACTGGCTGCGGTTCGCCGGTACTGTCGCTCCGGAGCAGGTCCCGCAGGTGCTTGCCTACGACGAGCATGCCGGACTGTTCGCGATGCAGTTCCTTCCGCCCGGGGAATACCCCGTCTGGAAGGACCAGCTCCTTGCCGGGCGGGTGAACCCGGCAGCTGCTCACGCCGTCGGCGACCTGGTCGGCCGGCTGCACGCAGCGAGCGCCAAGGATCCCTCGGTCCCGGGCATATTCGCGACTGATGAAAACTTTGATGCCCTGCGAATCGAGCCCTACTTCCGGGTCACCGCCCGTGCAAACCCCGATCTGGCGGGCCCGATCGAGCGTCTCGCCGCCGTGACAGCCGGCACGCATCGGGCGCTGGTGCATGGCGACGTAAGCCCCAAGAACATCCTTTTCGGTCCGCACGGCCCGGTGCTTCTCGACGCCGAGTGCGGCTGGTTCGGGGACCCGGCCTTCGATATCGCATTCTGCCTGAACCATCTGCTGCTCAAGGCGGTCGCCCTGCCGGAGCACACTGCGCAGCTTCGCGACTCCGCGCGCCAGCTGGTGGACGGTTATGCCCGGCACATCGACTGGGAACCCGCGGCGGGCCTGCTGGCCCGCGTCGCGGCTCTGTTGCCGCTTCTCGCCCTGGCGCGGGTCGACGGTGCCTCCCCGGTGGAGTACCTGACGCCGTCGCAACGCGGCCAGGTGCGCAGCATCGCCCGGGCCCTGATGTCCGGGCCCGGCTCGACCATCGACTCAATCGTGGATGACTGGATGCTGGCGGCCGGCGCCGCCACCGCCGCGACGACCCACAACAAGGAGCAGACGCCGTGA